Proteins co-encoded in one Ponticoccus alexandrii genomic window:
- a CDS encoding SMP-30/gluconolactonase/LRE family protein, whose amino-acid sequence MWHPSETYPDPAIEVLDPRFEALILHHAAVERLYHGSRWAEGPVWFGDQNALVWSDIPNDRLLRWDEASGAVTTLRTGGFTNGNTRDRQGRLVSCQHQRRAVTRTEWDGTLTVLADSFQGKRLNSPNDVVAKSDGSIWFTDPVFGISADYEGGVAEPELPTNVYRIDPGGTLTVAVEGVNQPNGLCFSPDESLLYIVESGARPKRILVAEVSADGRSAPDPRPHIDAGAGGNPDGFRVDVQGNLWAGWGTGADRNGVRIFAPDGSAIGHIHLPERCANLCFGGRARTRLFMAASQSLYALYVKVPGAPYF is encoded by the coding sequence ATGTGGCACCCGTCAGAGACCTATCCCGACCCCGCCATCGAGGTACTGGACCCGCGCTTCGAGGCGCTGATCCTGCACCATGCCGCCGTCGAGCGCCTGTATCACGGCAGCCGCTGGGCCGAGGGGCCGGTCTGGTTCGGTGATCAGAACGCGCTGGTCTGGAGCGACATCCCCAACGACCGCCTGCTGCGCTGGGACGAGGCTTCGGGCGCGGTCACGACCCTGCGCACCGGCGGCTTCACCAACGGCAACACCCGCGACCGGCAGGGGCGGCTGGTGTCCTGCCAGCACCAGAGGCGCGCGGTCACGCGGACCGAGTGGGACGGAACGCTGACCGTGCTGGCCGACAGCTTTCAGGGCAAGCGACTGAATTCCCCCAACGATGTGGTGGCGAAGTCCGACGGCAGCATCTGGTTCACCGACCCGGTCTTCGGGATCTCGGCGGATTACGAAGGTGGCGTGGCCGAACCGGAACTGCCGACCAATGTCTACCGCATCGACCCGGGCGGCACGTTGACCGTGGCGGTCGAAGGCGTGAACCAACCCAACGGGCTGTGCTTCTCGCCCGACGAGAGCCTGCTCTACATCGTCGAAAGCGGCGCGCGGCCGAAGCGCATCCTCGTGGCCGAGGTTTCTGCCGACGGGCGCAGCGCCCCCGACCCGCGCCCGCATATCGACGCCGGTGCGGGCGGCAACCCCGACGGCTTCCGCGTCGATGTTCAGGGCAACCTCTGGGCCGGGTGGGGCACCGGCGCGGACCGCAACGGCGTGCGGATCTTTGCCCCCGACGGCAGCGCCATCGGCCACATCCACCTGCCCGAACGCTGCGCCAACCTGTGCTTCGGCGGGCGCGCGCGGACGCGGCTTTTCATGGCCGCCAGCCAGTCGCTCTACGCGCTCTACGTCAAGGTGCCCGGCGCACCGTATTTCTGA